One segment of Metallosphaera cuprina Ar-4 DNA contains the following:
- the rfbC gene encoding dTDP-4-dehydrorhamnose 3,5-epimerase, whose protein sequence is MPFEFKRMEIPEVVLIISKQFSDSRGYFEELYKESDFKNYVPCNFPQINHSFSKKGVLRGLHFQLNPYAQGKLVTVIFGKIFDVGVDLRVGSPTYKKWVSVELTPGKLLWIPAGFTHGFYALEESHVIYMVTKEFSKDHDSGIIWNDDEINVKWPANDPMLSDKDRNLPRLRESKANFKYNDSLC, encoded by the coding sequence ATGCCATTTGAATTCAAAAGGATGGAAATACCTGAAGTTGTTTTAATAATTTCTAAGCAATTTTCAGACAGTAGGGGATATTTTGAGGAACTATACAAGGAAAGCGATTTTAAAAACTACGTTCCTTGCAATTTCCCACAGATTAATCATTCTTTTTCCAAAAAGGGAGTTTTGAGGGGTTTACACTTTCAATTAAATCCCTACGCTCAAGGTAAACTAGTTACTGTAATATTTGGTAAGATATTTGATGTTGGAGTTGACTTAAGGGTGGGCTCCCCTACTTATAAAAAGTGGGTTAGTGTAGAGTTAACGCCAGGTAAACTATTATGGATTCCAGCTGGTTTCACTCATGGTTTTTATGCGTTAGAGGAATCTCACGTAATTTACATGGTTACTAAGGAGTTTTCTAAGGATCATGATTCTGGAATAATATGGAATGATGATGAAATAAATGTCAAATGGCCAGCTAACGATCCTATGCTCTCTGATAAGGATAGGAATTTGCCTAGACTAAGGGAATCTAAGGCCAATTTTAAGTATAATGATAGTTTATGTTGA
- the rfbD gene encoding dTDP-4-dehydrorhamnose reductase, with protein MRLRVLLTGAGGLLGKKISQIFSTSHEVIGVYNTSKPEGNYVMSDLSKLDNVRKIVSEIKPDVVIHAAALTNVDKCEEDKGLAKLLNVDVTREIAKSSNQHGSLLVYVSTDYVFDGVKGNYREEDEPNPINFYGLTKLQGEREVMENSSSFIIARTSTPYGSNPASEKDNFALWLIKKLKNNEKVNVVTDQITSPTLNTSFALMLKELIESYKRYNFIIHLTDASQVSRYEFSVKLAEVFESNKELITPTTMSEIKWKAKRPKNSSLNVEKANNVLKVNRPLNLIEALKILKSEIIDLNV; from the coding sequence TTTTCTCTACTTCTCACGAGGTGATAGGAGTTTATAATACTAGTAAGCCTGAGGGAAATTACGTAATGTCTGACCTATCTAAACTTGATAACGTGAGGAAAATTGTAAGTGAGATTAAACCAGATGTAGTGATTCATGCTGCTGCGTTAACAAACGTTGATAAGTGCGAAGAGGACAAGGGACTTGCTAAATTGTTAAATGTGGATGTTACCAGAGAAATCGCTAAATCGTCTAATCAACACGGTTCTCTACTAGTTTACGTTTCAACGGACTACGTATTCGATGGGGTAAAGGGGAACTATAGGGAGGAGGATGAACCAAATCCAATCAACTTTTACGGTTTAACTAAACTTCAAGGTGAAAGGGAGGTAATGGAAAATTCAAGCTCTTTTATCATTGCTAGAACTAGTACTCCCTATGGTAGTAATCCAGCTAGCGAAAAAGATAATTTCGCTCTATGGCTTATTAAGAAGTTAAAAAATAACGAGAAAGTTAACGTGGTAACAGATCAGATAACTTCACCTACTCTAAATACTAGTTTCGCTCTAATGTTAAAGGAGCTAATAGAAAGTTACAAGCGTTATAATTTTATAATTCATTTAACCGACGCTTCTCAAGTAAGTAGGTATGAATTTTCAGTTAAGTTGGCTGAGGTTTTTGAATCAAATAAAGAACTCATAACTCCAACAACTATGAGTGAGATTAAGTGGAAGGCTAAAAGGCCTAAAAACTCCTCATTAAACGTGGAGAAAGCCAACAACGTTTTAAAGGTGAATAGGCCATTGAATTTAATTGAAGCATTAAAGATCCTAAAGAGTGAAATAATAGATCTTAACGTTTAA